From the genome of Capsicum annuum cultivar UCD-10X-F1 chromosome 4, UCD10Xv1.1, whole genome shotgun sequence:
GTATGGTGAAATACCCTCTGGGGGTCCTTCCAAGAATCTATCGAGTCAGTTTTTCATCCACAATGAAGCACTGTGTGGTTCTTCAAGATTTCGGGTCCCGCCATGCCCCACTTCATCAAAGCACAAATCAAATAGGGAAaaatttcttgttctttttcttttgctcgCAATTGCAGTTGTATTTGTTACTATGGACTTTGTGCTCCTATGGATAAGGTATAGAAGAGGTAAAAGTGCGCCTCAACAAGCTGAGTCATTGTCTAACATAACACGAGAAAGAATTTCATACTATGAACTGCTCCAAGAAACGGATGACCTTAGTGAGAGTAATttgattggttttggaaattttggCTCTGTTTACAAAGGTATTCTCAGAAGTGGAACTGCCATTGCAGTTAAAGTGTTCAAACTGCAAATGGATGCGGCATTCAAGAGTTTTGATACGGAATGTGATGTTTTGTGCAGCCTTCGTCATAGGAATCTCGTTAAAGTCATTACTAGTTGTTCCAATCTTGATTTCAAGGCTTTAGTGCTCGAGTATATGCCTAATGGAAGCCTTGAGAAGTATTTCTATTCACACAACTACTTCCTTGACACCAATCAGAGACTAAGCATAatgatagatgtggcatgtgCTTTGGAATATCTTCACCATGGGTGCTCGTTGCCTGTGATTAACTGTGACGTGAAGCCTAGTAACGTCTTGCTGGATGAAGATATGGTTGCCCACCTCAGCGACTTTGACATCTCAAAACTGCTTGGTGAAGATCAGGGTGATTTGTACACTAAAACCATAGCAACGTTAGGCTATATTGCACCAGGTACGTCTCTTAGTTTTGCTGATTACTCCTTTCTTTTTTCCCCACCTAGAAAGCATATTGCATCTTTAAATGAATTGTTTGACTGTAGAGTATGGACTGGATGGACTAGTGTCAACAAAGTGTGACGTATACAGCTACGGAATCATGTTGCTGGAAACGTTTACTAAGAGAAAGCCTTATGAGTTTGAGGGTGACCTTAGCTTGAAGCATTGGGTGAGTTATTCACTCCCAGAGGCAGTAATGGACGTCGTAGATGTCAACTTGGTGACACCAATTGGCAATCGCTTACAGAAGGAGCTAGATGTTGTGGCATCAATCCTGAAAGTGGCATTAGATTGTTGTGCTGAATCTCCGGCGAGAAGGACTAACATGAAAGATGTTGTAGCAATGCTGCAGAAgatcaagattcaacttcttgCATGTTGAGCATGTTTTTGGAATATGTTGTTCCAAGTTACTTGTTCGTTTCAAATTTTTCTAAATTGTTGTATTCATGTAAAAATTgttgtttggtttgtttgttttaGCACTTGATTTGCGCATGATTCTAAGTTCTAACAGTTACTTATATTAGCTCCAGGTATGCCTCCTGTTTATGAAGCATAAAACTGTTAATGGAATAAAATGAACGATGCTTCTTATGATTGTAGACTGAGtacatataaatacaatacaacaaAGACATAAACTAAGAAAAGGATAATACTTATCTATATACAAGAGTCCTAAAGAGAAGGAActactaaatttgaataaaaaataggaGCTGATTTTATCCTTTACTACGCCCCCGCAAGTTAGTGGTGTCAACAGCACCCAACTTGGAAAATTGCTGTACTAAAGAGGCTTTGGGAAGTAGTTTTGTGAGTATGTCAGCCACTTGATCAGCTGAGTGAACGTGATGTACTTCAATATCTTTGTTCTGGACCTGTTCACGAACAAAGTGGAAATTAATGGCTACATTCTTCATCCTACTATAGAAAACTGGATTGGAACAAATGTAAGTGGTGCTTATGTTGTCACAAAAAACCTGCGGAACCCCCTTAAGTGAAAGACGAAATTCGCGAATAAGATTTGTTATCCAGTTGGTTTCTGCAACAGCAGCAGCCACACCTCTGTACTCAGCTTCTGTAGGGGATCGAGAGACTGAGCGTTGTTTCTTTGAGGACCAAGAAATTGGTGTGCTGCCCATGAAAATAACATATCCAGATGTAGAGGTGCGATCTTCCGGATCACCAGGCCAATCCGAATCAGAAAAAATAACCAGACGAGAATCTGGAGCTTTTGTGATCCATATACCATATTGGCAGGTGTGATGAAGACAACAAAGTAATCGCTTGACTGCTTTCCGGTGACAGTGACGTGGATTGTGCATAAATTGAGAAAGCTTGCT
Proteins encoded in this window:
- the LOC107869214 gene encoding probable LRR receptor-like serine/threonine-protein kinase At3g47570, which translates into the protein MEFLQKLEACKIWQTFLLRHNKLQGDIPDSMSNMVGLEFLDLSHNNISGIIPKCLEKLQNLKYFNVSVNKLYGEIPSGGPSKNLSSQFFIHNEALCGSSRFRVPPCPTSSKHKSNREKFLVLFLLLAIAVVFVTMDFVLLWIRYRRGKSAPQQAESLSNITRERISYYELLQETDDLSESNLIGFGNFGSVYKGILRSGTAIAVKVFKLQMDAAFKSFDTECDVLCSLRHRNLVKVITSCSNLDFKALVLEYMPNGSLEKYFYSHNYFLDTNQRLSIMIDVACALEYLHHGCSLPVINCDVKPSNVLLDEDMVAHLSDFDISKLLGEDQGDLYTKTIATLGYIAPEYGLDGLVSTKCDVYSYGIMLLETFTKRKPYEFEGDLSLKHWVSYSLPEAVMDVVDVNLVTPIGNRLQKELDVVASILKVALDCCAESPARRTNMKDVVAMLQKIKIQLLAC